In one Mycobacterium sp. NBC_00419 genomic region, the following are encoded:
- a CDS encoding TMEM165/GDT1 family protein — protein MLTAVLVSLGVVFLAELGDKSQLITMTYALRHKWWVVLSGVGIAAFLVHGVSVMIGHFLGLTLPERPIAFAAAIAFLGFAWWTWREKSGDDEDPDTAQPPAEPRFVVFAVVSSFVLAELGDKTMLATVALASDYSWAGVWIGATVGMVLADGVAIAAGRLLNRRLPERLLHVMASLLFLLFGLWMLFDAALGWRPVAIAATGTVALAAAVAGGVRLWRARRHEDAPATPPRPDSSAQQSEY, from the coding sequence ATGCTCACTGCAGTCCTGGTCAGTCTTGGGGTGGTTTTCCTCGCGGAACTAGGCGATAAGTCCCAGCTGATCACCATGACCTATGCGTTGCGCCATAAATGGTGGGTGGTGCTGAGCGGCGTCGGTATCGCGGCGTTTTTGGTTCACGGTGTGTCGGTGATGATCGGCCACTTCCTCGGGCTGACGCTGCCCGAGCGTCCGATCGCTTTCGCGGCCGCGATCGCCTTCCTGGGGTTCGCGTGGTGGACCTGGCGCGAGAAGTCCGGCGACGACGAGGATCCCGACACCGCCCAGCCGCCCGCCGAGCCCAGGTTCGTCGTGTTCGCGGTGGTGTCCTCCTTCGTGCTCGCTGAGCTCGGTGACAAGACGATGCTGGCCACAGTCGCGCTGGCGAGCGACTACAGCTGGGCCGGCGTGTGGATCGGTGCGACCGTGGGCATGGTGCTCGCCGACGGGGTGGCGATCGCGGCAGGCCGTCTCCTGAATCGCCGCCTCCCCGAGCGCCTCCTGCACGTGATGGCCAGCCTGCTGTTCCTTCTGTTCGGCCTGTGGATGCTGTTTGATGCCGCGCTGGGCTGGCGCCCGGTCGCGATCGCCGCGACCGGCACGGTGGCCCTGGCCGCCGCTGTGGCCGGCGGGGTGCGGCTGTGGCGTGCCCGGCGGCACGAGGATGCCCCGGCCACCCCGCCGCGGCCCGACAGCTCCGCGCAGCAAAGCGAATACTGA
- a CDS encoding DUF2470 domain-containing protein: MTSATLSTPTTAERVRSACMRATGAILAADSVPPAAAPLHHLMADGSFALTVPSDSAMAQAAGDTRSDGVAAVLELTDYAPLPLREPVRSLVWVRGRVHPVPAHAVRELVDMIAAEHPDPALLDIGAGQSLLLLGVESVVVADASGAEPVGIAELLAARPDPFCEFEAAWLQHLDSDHPEVLARLAGKLPAPLRRGQVRPLGLDRYGVRLRVENADGDHDVRLPFPAPVHDVGGLGRAIRVLMGCPFVNGLRARRI; this comes from the coding sequence ATGACCTCAGCGACGCTCTCAACACCGACCACCGCCGAACGCGTGCGTAGCGCCTGTATGCGTGCCACCGGTGCGATCCTGGCCGCCGACTCGGTACCGCCGGCTGCCGCTCCCCTGCATCATCTGATGGCCGACGGATCGTTCGCCCTGACTGTGCCCAGTGACTCGGCGATGGCCCAGGCCGCCGGCGACACCCGCAGCGACGGTGTGGCCGCCGTTCTGGAGCTCACCGACTATGCACCCCTGCCGCTTCGGGAACCGGTGCGGTCGCTGGTCTGGGTGCGCGGGCGCGTCCACCCGGTGCCGGCACACGCCGTGCGGGAGCTGGTCGACATGATCGCCGCCGAGCATCCCGACCCCGCACTGCTCGACATCGGCGCCGGGCAGAGCCTGCTGCTACTCGGGGTGGAGTCCGTCGTCGTCGCCGACGCCTCCGGCGCCGAGCCGGTCGGCATCGCCGAGCTGCTGGCCGCCCGGCCAGACCCGTTCTGCGAGTTCGAGGCGGCCTGGTTGCAGCACCTCGACAGCGACCACCCCGAGGTACTCGCCCGGCTGGCGGGCAAGCTGCCCGCGCCGTTGCGCCGCGGGCAGGTCCGTCCCCTCGGGCTGGACCGGTACGGGGTTCGGCTGCGGGTCGAGAACGCCGACGGCGACCATGACGTGCGTCTGCCGTTTCCCGCCCCGGTGCACGATGTCGGCGGCCTGGGCCGGGCGATCCGCGTGCTGATGGGCTGCCCGTTCGTCAACGGGCTGAGGGCGCGCCGAATCTAG
- a CDS encoding copper resistance CopC family protein, producing MAISGTGVAWAHAVRVAADPAPDASVTGGPSRVTATFNEQLQADFAAMTVVGPDGNLWSDGSAQVQGATVSVGVRPLGPAGTYTVNYRVTSADGHVVSGSWSFTLTAAGAGTPGPSASAASASDGGLPVWPFLAGAALLIAAGAAWALRRRA from the coding sequence ATGGCGATCAGCGGGACCGGCGTGGCGTGGGCGCATGCCGTTCGGGTGGCGGCAGACCCCGCTCCTGACGCGTCGGTCACCGGCGGCCCGAGCCGGGTGACGGCCACTTTCAACGAGCAGTTGCAGGCCGACTTCGCCGCGATGACCGTGGTGGGGCCGGACGGCAACCTCTGGTCGGACGGATCGGCCCAGGTTCAGGGCGCAACGGTCAGCGTCGGGGTTCGCCCACTCGGGCCTGCGGGCACGTACACGGTGAACTACCGGGTCACCTCGGCGGACGGCCACGTCGTCTCCGGCTCGTGGTCGTTCACGTTGACGGCGGCCGGTGCGGGCACCCCCGGCCCGTCGGCGTCGGCCGCCAGTGCGTCGGACGGGGGCCTGCCGGTGTGGCCATTCCTGGCCGGTGCCGCGCTGCTCATCGCCGCCGGTGCGGCGTGGGCGCTACGACGCCGGGCGTGA
- a CDS encoding DUF6474 family protein: MGLFTKRKSRATRRAEARAIKARAKLEARLGAKNEAKRIKATERAENRAINAQLKAARDSDRASVKVAQAELKAAREGKLLSPARIRRALTVSRLLAPVVVPIAYRAAIAARGVIDERRADRLGVPLSQLGQFSGQGGQLSARIAGAESTLRAVADKKPKDAETKQFVAAMTERLSSLSAAVTAAENMPGPRRREAHAAISEQLDGIDADLMARLGVL; the protein is encoded by the coding sequence ATGGGCCTGTTCACCAAGCGCAAAAGCCGTGCGACCCGTCGTGCGGAAGCCCGCGCGATCAAGGCCCGCGCCAAGCTGGAAGCCCGGCTCGGCGCCAAGAACGAGGCCAAGCGAATCAAGGCTACCGAGCGTGCCGAGAACAGGGCGATCAACGCTCAGCTGAAGGCCGCCCGCGACTCCGACCGGGCCTCGGTGAAGGTTGCCCAGGCCGAGCTGAAAGCCGCCCGCGAGGGCAAACTCCTGTCCCCTGCCCGGATCCGCCGAGCCCTGACGGTCTCGCGGCTGCTGGCCCCGGTCGTCGTGCCGATCGCCTACCGCGCCGCCATCGCCGCGCGGGGGGTTATCGACGAGCGTCGCGCAGACCGGCTCGGTGTCCCGCTGAGCCAGCTCGGCCAGTTCTCCGGTCAGGGCGGGCAGTTGTCCGCGCGGATCGCCGGGGCGGAGAGCACGCTGCGCGCGGTGGCCGACAAGAAGCCCAAAGACGCCGAGACCAAACAGTTCGTCGCCGCGATGACCGAGCGCTTGAGCTCGCTGTCGGCGGCTGTGACGGCAGCCGAGAACATGCCGGGCCCGCGACGACGGGAAGCCCACGCCGCGATCTCCGAACAGCTCGACGGCATCGACGCCGACCTGATGGCCCGCCTCGGCGTGCTCTGA
- a CDS encoding peptidase, giving the protein MDTGSGPAVEVAPFHSRGALKGFVVSGRWPNSTKEWAQLLMVAVRVASLPGLLSTTTIFGVREELPDRPQPGTVGLVLAEGTVVGESAVPPGHFADRQPPALLMLHPPSETMPSLPECSGAASGCVLLPGLPHLGLEHRAAWVEAESDGTITSMVSRVGVDPISHPDTAILAMLLAA; this is encoded by the coding sequence ATGGATACAGGATCCGGGCCAGCAGTTGAAGTCGCCCCCTTTCATTCTCGCGGTGCCCTCAAGGGCTTCGTCGTCTCAGGCCGGTGGCCGAACTCCACCAAGGAATGGGCGCAACTTCTAATGGTCGCGGTCCGAGTGGCATCGCTGCCCGGATTGCTTTCCACGACAACGATTTTCGGTGTCCGGGAAGAACTCCCCGACAGACCCCAGCCAGGTACCGTCGGCCTCGTACTCGCCGAGGGCACTGTGGTGGGTGAATCAGCCGTTCCGCCAGGACATTTCGCCGACCGGCAGCCCCCGGCCCTACTCATGCTGCACCCGCCGTCGGAAACCATGCCGTCGCTGCCGGAATGTTCCGGTGCCGCGTCGGGATGCGTGCTGCTGCCTGGACTGCCACATCTGGGGCTCGAGCATCGGGCCGCCTGGGTCGAGGCCGAGTCCGACGGCACCATCACCAGCATGGTCAGCCGGGTGGGTGTCGACCCGATCAGCCATCCGGACACCGCGATCCTGGCGATGTTGCTTGCGGCGTAG
- a CDS encoding transcriptional regulator yields the protein MSTTFSARLNRLFDTVYPPGRGPHTSAEVIAALKSEGVTMSAPYLSQLRSGNRTNPSSTTMTALANFFRIKPAYFTDDEYYEKLDKELTWLANMRDEGVRRIAARTVGLSPEAQQDIVHKVDELRRQEHLDD from the coding sequence ATGAGCACGACGTTCTCGGCGCGTCTGAATCGCCTGTTCGACACGGTATATCCGCCCGGCCGCGGCCCTCATACCTCCGCCGAAGTGATCGCCGCGCTCAAGTCTGAAGGTGTCACGATGTCGGCCCCGTACCTGTCGCAGCTGCGCTCAGGCAACCGGACCAACCCGTCGTCGACCACGATGACCGCGCTTGCCAACTTCTTCCGAATCAAGCCGGCGTACTTCACCGACGATGAGTACTACGAGAAGCTCGACAAGGAGCTGACGTGGCTCGCGAACATGCGTGACGAGGGTGTACGCCGGATTGCCGCACGGACGGTCGGACTGTCTCCGGAGGCCCAGCAGGACATCGTCCACAAGGTCGACGAACTGCGCCGCCAGGAGCACCTCGACGATTAG
- a CDS encoding CPBP family intramembrane glutamic endopeptidase, whose protein sequence is MSAPPDESAESRRGLTIEVGVMLAVSFGVSAAIAVLQLIDAVLSGLAGRRVRLNENLSRYDLINLGLNLATIAQLVAWGALALYLLWRGGISPARLGLGRLRWRADVLGGLGLAALIGIPGLLFYLAARWLGMNADVEPSALHSSWWRIPVLILAAFANGFAEEVVVVGYLITRLQQLGMTENRAILATSVLRGTYHLYQGFGAGLGNLVMGLVFGYTWTRTGRLWPLVIAHGVIDTVAFVGYALLAGQLGWLK, encoded by the coding sequence GTGAGCGCGCCCCCCGACGAATCGGCCGAGAGCCGGCGGGGACTCACGATCGAGGTCGGCGTCATGCTCGCCGTCAGCTTCGGGGTGAGCGCGGCGATCGCCGTCCTCCAGCTCATCGACGCGGTGCTGTCAGGTCTGGCCGGACGCCGGGTGCGCCTCAACGAGAACCTGTCCCGCTACGACCTGATCAACCTGGGACTGAACCTCGCGACGATCGCCCAGCTCGTCGCCTGGGGAGCACTCGCCCTCTACCTGCTGTGGCGCGGCGGGATCTCCCCGGCCCGGCTCGGGCTCGGCAGACTGCGCTGGCGCGCCGACGTTCTCGGCGGGCTGGGCCTGGCCGCACTGATCGGCATACCGGGGCTGCTGTTCTACCTGGCGGCGCGCTGGCTGGGCATGAACGCCGACGTGGAGCCGTCGGCGCTACACAGCAGTTGGTGGCGGATCCCGGTACTGATCCTGGCCGCCTTCGCCAACGGATTCGCCGAAGAAGTCGTGGTTGTCGGCTATCTGATCACCCGGCTCCAGCAGCTGGGCATGACCGAGAACCGGGCGATCCTCGCCACCAGTGTGCTGCGCGGGACCTACCACCTCTACCAGGGCTTCGGCGCGGGCCTGGGCAATCTCGTGATGGGTCTGGTGTTCGGCTACACCTGGACTCGCACCGGGCGGTTGTGGCCGCTGGTGATCGCCCACGGCGTCATCGACACCGTCGCTTTCGTCGGCTATGCCCTGCTGGCCGGCCAACTTGGCTGGTTGAAGTAA
- a CDS encoding LCP family protein — translation MIPRNPGYRATPVPPSPPPPPPRRPPPPAPPPRRPPPPPPPVTRRPPPAPPTPPKPSRPKKKKHWGRRIFVTLMVLLLAAVTALVGTAFWIDSTLRRIPVFSAYTDTDTARPAAGAGTTWLLVGSDSREGLTPEQQAELTTGGDLGNGRTDTILVVHIPALGSGAPTTMVSIPRDSYVEIPGYGQDKINAAFAEGGAALLAQTVEQATGLRLDHYAEVGFGGFAGLVDALGGVQVCPAEPISDPLAGIELPPGCQTLDGRNALGYVRSRATPRADLDRMIHQREFMSALLHRASSPAVWLNPWRWYSVPHAAVASLTVDDGERVWDLARLGWALHGSTTALTVPIGEFTGNDSGSVVVWDSDAAQQLFDALRTDAPIPQQVLDAQP, via the coding sequence ATGATCCCGCGCAACCCCGGCTATCGGGCTACCCCAGTTCCGCCCTCACCTCCCCCACCGCCACCGCGACGTCCACCGCCGCCGGCTCCCCCACCCCGGCGACCCCCGCCCCCGCCGCCACCGGTCACCCGGCGCCCACCCCCGGCTCCGCCCACTCCCCCGAAACCCAGCCGGCCGAAGAAGAAAAAGCATTGGGGCCGAAGGATTTTCGTGACCCTCATGGTGCTGCTGCTGGCAGCGGTCACCGCGCTAGTGGGTACCGCGTTCTGGATCGACTCGACCCTGCGTCGCATTCCGGTCTTCAGTGCCTACACCGACACCGACACCGCACGGCCCGCCGCCGGCGCGGGTACCACCTGGCTGCTTGTCGGCTCCGACAGCCGCGAGGGGCTGACCCCCGAACAGCAGGCCGAGCTGACCACCGGCGGCGACCTGGGTAACGGCCGCACCGACACCATCCTGGTGGTGCACATCCCCGCACTGGGGTCGGGTGCGCCCACCACGATGGTCTCGATTCCGCGCGACTCCTACGTCGAGATCCCCGGCTATGGCCAGGACAAGATCAACGCCGCCTTCGCCGAGGGCGGGGCCGCCCTGCTGGCGCAGACCGTCGAACAGGCCACCGGGCTGCGCCTCGACCACTACGCCGAAGTCGGCTTCGGCGGCTTCGCCGGTCTGGTCGATGCCCTCGGCGGTGTGCAGGTGTGCCCGGCCGAACCAATCAGCGACCCGCTGGCCGGAATCGAGCTGCCGCCGGGCTGCCAGACGCTGGATGGACGCAATGCGCTCGGGTACGTCCGCAGCCGGGCCACCCCGCGGGCCGACCTGGACCGGATGATCCACCAGCGCGAGTTCATGTCCGCCCTGCTGCATCGGGCCAGTAGTCCGGCGGTGTGGCTCAACCCGTGGCGCTGGTATTCGGTGCCACACGCCGCGGTCGCGTCACTGACCGTCGACGACGGCGAGCGCGTCTGGGATCTCGCCCGTCTGGGGTGGGCTCTGCACGGGTCGACCACCGCGCTGACGGTGCCGATCGGCGAGTTCACCGGCAACGACTCCGGTTCGGTCGTGGTGTGGGATTCCGATGCCGCACAACAGTTGTTCGACGCGCTGCGCACCGATGCGCCGATCCCGCAGCAAGTGCTCGACGCCCAGCCCTAG
- a CDS encoding copper resistance D family protein, translating into MTPTSRHLLGSAALAATLAWALAWLLAGGQAAPAQSAVRAVADCAAVVALGLAVVPALDEVRHRADMLRATTGPLLTVSVTWLLAEGVRLAISAAQAADVPLSHLRLATASEFVTTIAGRAGLISLVCAAAAILATVIGPGETAGRIVVAAAVATGLGARAVSGHLADGTVGALAIVVHILAAALWCGGLAAIALTVEHRGQWARILPRFSGLALVCVVALLTAGTLGALVTVASPGALMTTGYGRLVLAKALVAALLLLLGWLNRSGWVPAARAHRITATQSRGRAQREIALMVVALTLGAALSVAG; encoded by the coding sequence GTGACACCCACCAGCCGACACCTCCTGGGGAGCGCGGCGCTCGCTGCCACCCTGGCGTGGGCGCTGGCCTGGCTGCTGGCCGGCGGCCAGGCCGCTCCCGCGCAGTCGGCGGTTCGGGCGGTCGCCGACTGCGCCGCCGTCGTTGCGCTCGGGCTGGCCGTTGTGCCCGCGCTCGACGAGGTGCGCCACCGGGCGGACATGCTGCGCGCCACGACCGGTCCACTGCTGACGGTGAGCGTGACGTGGCTGCTGGCCGAAGGCGTCCGGTTGGCGATCTCGGCGGCGCAGGCCGCCGACGTTCCCCTGTCACATCTGCGGCTGGCCACCGCCTCGGAGTTCGTCACCACGATCGCGGGGCGGGCAGGACTGATCAGCCTGGTCTGCGCGGCTGCCGCGATCCTCGCCACCGTCATCGGGCCGGGTGAGACCGCTGGGCGCATCGTGGTCGCGGCAGCCGTCGCGACCGGTCTCGGGGCACGCGCGGTGTCAGGGCATCTCGCCGACGGCACCGTGGGTGCGCTGGCGATCGTCGTGCACATCCTTGCTGCGGCGCTGTGGTGCGGCGGCCTGGCCGCGATCGCGCTGACCGTCGAACACCGGGGTCAGTGGGCCCGGATACTGCCGCGGTTCTCCGGGCTGGCGCTGGTCTGCGTGGTTGCGCTGCTGACGGCGGGCACGCTCGGCGCACTGGTCACCGTCGCCAGTCCGGGCGCGCTGATGACCACGGGCTATGGCCGGCTGGTGCTGGCCAAGGCTCTGGTGGCGGCCCTGCTGCTGCTGTTGGGCTGGCTGAACAGGTCTGGCTGGGTCCCTGCCGCGCGGGCCCATCGGATCACGGCGACGCAGTCGCGCGGTCGGGCACAGCGGGAGATCGCCCTGATGGTTGTCGCGCTGACATTGGGCGCGGCACTCTCGGTTGCCGGTTAG
- a CDS encoding DUF4328 domain-containing protein translates to MIQVCSQCGTRWNVRDRQRAWCPRCNGALLAPSSPPDPRWDPRATTHPPTHPPTQQGNTPRLPSGFRWIAVRPGPPPPPRRRRRPLGPTPRYFTIPRWGLYDQLTPQAPAEQTAVRRGPAPTTVRAALLSVATIFGLAAAVHIVRYVLLLINRTSLLPPLVAGGALWLGVLVSLAAIVAVILAAVVMTSWLIARRSAVYQFRGQEDPRPAWALWAGCLVPVVNLVWAPVFVLELAHAEDSHARLRPPITAWWIAWLFSTGISIFGIATSFTTEPQGIADNTVTVIIAYLVGLATVVLLWRVFDGFVRKPVERPLHRWVIVADDEPAPVESVAAVESDRQEPAA, encoded by the coding sequence GTGATTCAGGTGTGTTCCCAATGCGGGACGCGGTGGAATGTGCGGGACCGGCAGCGTGCCTGGTGCCCGCGCTGCAACGGTGCGCTGCTGGCACCGAGTAGTCCGCCCGACCCGCGCTGGGATCCGCGCGCGACGACGCACCCGCCGACACACCCGCCGACGCAGCAGGGCAACACGCCGCGTCTGCCATCCGGATTTCGCTGGATCGCCGTCCGTCCCGGTCCGCCGCCCCCGCCTCGGCGGCGACGTCGACCGCTGGGCCCGACCCCGCGCTATTTCACGATCCCGCGCTGGGGACTGTACGACCAGCTCACGCCGCAGGCCCCCGCCGAGCAGACCGCCGTCCGGCGTGGCCCCGCACCCACGACGGTCCGCGCCGCGCTGCTCTCGGTGGCCACCATCTTCGGCCTGGCCGCCGCAGTCCACATCGTTCGTTACGTGCTGCTGCTGATCAACCGCACCTCGCTGCTGCCCCCGCTCGTCGCCGGTGGGGCCCTGTGGCTGGGTGTGTTGGTCAGCCTCGCCGCGATCGTGGCGGTGATCCTGGCAGCGGTCGTCATGACGTCGTGGCTGATCGCCCGGCGGTCGGCGGTGTACCAGTTCCGCGGCCAGGAGGACCCCCGCCCGGCCTGGGCCTTGTGGGCCGGCTGCCTCGTGCCCGTCGTGAATCTGGTCTGGGCGCCGGTCTTCGTCCTGGAACTTGCCCACGCCGAGGACTCCCACGCCCGGCTTCGCCCGCCGATCACCGCGTGGTGGATCGCGTGGTTGTTCTCCACCGGCATCTCGATCTTCGGCATCGCGACGAGCTTCACGACCGAGCCGCAGGGCATCGCTGACAACACCGTCACGGTGATCATCGCCTATCTGGTCGGCCTGGCCACCGTCGTGTTGTTGTGGCGGGTGTTCGACGGATTCGTCCGCAAGCCGGTCGAGCGGCCGCTGCACCGGTGGGTGATCGTCGCCGATGATGAGCCGGCGCCTGTCGAATCCGTCGCTGCGGTTGAGTCGGACCGACAGGAACCGGCAGCATAG
- the pheA gene encoding prephenate dehydratase, with protein sequence MVRIAFLGPEGTFTEAALLKMIATGVVPGGSDVQPQPEDSTPAALEAVRSGAADFACVPIENSIEGSVLPTLDSLAAGSPLQIYAELTLDVAFSIVVGDGVGAESVRTVAAFPVAAAQVRRWLADNLPGAQIVPANSNAAAAQDVADGRADAGVSTALAARRFGLSTLADGVVDEPNARTRFVLVGTPGPPPARTGADRTSVVLRIDSAPGALVSAMSEFGIRDIDLTRIESRPTRTELGTYIFFLDCVGHIDDSAVAEALKALHRRCAGVRFLGSWPTESAAGAVPPQLDDSDRWLARLRQGDAT encoded by the coding sequence GTGGTGCGCATCGCCTTCCTCGGTCCCGAGGGCACGTTCACCGAAGCGGCGCTGTTGAAGATGATCGCCACCGGCGTGGTCCCCGGCGGCAGTGACGTGCAGCCGCAACCCGAGGACAGCACACCGGCAGCGCTGGAGGCGGTCCGGTCCGGCGCGGCGGACTTCGCATGCGTGCCGATCGAGAACTCCATCGAGGGCAGCGTGCTGCCGACCCTCGACAGCCTCGCCGCCGGTTCGCCGCTGCAGATCTACGCCGAACTGACCCTCGACGTCGCGTTCAGCATCGTCGTCGGCGACGGTGTCGGCGCCGAGAGCGTGCGCACCGTGGCGGCCTTCCCGGTCGCCGCCGCACAGGTACGCCGCTGGCTGGCCGACAACCTGCCAGGCGCGCAGATCGTTCCGGCCAACTCCAACGCCGCCGCCGCACAGGACGTGGCCGACGGGCGCGCCGATGCCGGTGTGAGCACCGCACTGGCTGCCCGGCGCTTCGGTCTGTCCACTCTGGCCGACGGCGTCGTCGACGAACCCAACGCCCGCACGCGGTTCGTCCTCGTCGGCACCCCGGGCCCACCGCCGGCTCGCACCGGGGCCGACCGCACGTCGGTGGTTCTGCGCATCGACAGCGCCCCGGGTGCGCTGGTGTCGGCGATGAGCGAGTTCGGAATCCGCGACATCGACCTGACCCGCATCGAGTCCCGGCCGACCCGCACCGAACTGGGTACCTACATCTTCTTCCTGGACTGTGTCGGGCACATCGACGACAGCGCGGTGGCCGAGGCGCTCAAGGCTCTGCACCGGCGCTGCGCCGGTGTCCGCTTTCTCGGGTCCTGGCCGACGGAGTCGGCCGCCGGCGCGGTGCCACCCCAACTCGACGATTCCGACCGCTGGCTGGCCCGGCTGCGTCAGGGCGATGCGACATGA
- a CDS encoding YcnI family copper-binding membrane protein: MTTHHRLVPRALKTAAVTATLTLGAWIAAASAGAHVHVESDHAIRGDDALVTFQVPNESEKGSPTTQVTITLPNVSSASTDVLAGWTAKLDRNPDGAYRSVTFTATPNAGIGAGQFELFPISVQLPDADSVTFPVVQTYADGTTVHWDQPPLANGDEPEFPVPALTLAAGPHEAEEHHATPTAPPASAAPSVSAAPAAEPAAAPDNTARALAGGALLVGAIGVGVALARRRT, encoded by the coding sequence ATGACGACCCACCATCGGTTGGTGCCGCGCGCCCTCAAGACGGCCGCGGTTACCGCCACCTTGACCCTCGGGGCCTGGATCGCTGCGGCGAGCGCAGGCGCCCATGTCCATGTCGAGTCCGACCATGCCATCCGGGGCGACGACGCGCTGGTCACCTTCCAGGTGCCTAACGAGTCGGAAAAGGGTTCTCCCACAACACAAGTCACGATCACGCTGCCCAACGTCTCGTCGGCGAGCACCGATGTGCTGGCAGGCTGGACGGCCAAGCTGGACCGCAACCCGGACGGCGCATACCGGTCGGTCACGTTCACCGCGACACCCAACGCGGGCATCGGAGCCGGGCAGTTCGAACTGTTCCCGATCTCCGTGCAGCTGCCCGATGCCGACTCGGTGACGTTCCCGGTGGTGCAGACCTATGCCGACGGCACCACCGTGCACTGGGATCAGCCCCCGCTGGCCAACGGTGACGAACCCGAATTCCCCGTACCGGCGCTGACGCTGGCCGCCGGACCGCACGAGGCAGAAGAACACCACGCGACGCCGACGGCGCCACCGGCGTCGGCCGCACCGTCGGTCAGCGCCGCCCCCGCCGCCGAGCCCGCCGCCGCCCCGGACAACACCGCCCGAGCCCTGGCCGGGGGTGCACTGCTGGTCGGCGCGATCGGCGTCGGCGTCGCACTCGCCCGGCGCCGAACGTGA
- a CDS encoding glycerophosphodiester phosphodiesterase produces MTTADGATGGHPFVVAHRGASADRPEHTLAAYELALQEGADGVECDVRLTRDGHLVCVHDRRVDRTSTGSGLVSEMTLAELKRLDWGAWHSSWRADGTLGDTGLLTLDDLVRLVLDWNRPVKLFIETKHPVRYGALVESKVLALLHRYGIAAPLSADLSRAVVMSFSAAAVWRIRRAAPLLPTVLLGETSRYLGGSAATTVGATAVGPSIATLREHPELVDRAAAQGRAMYCWTVDHYEDVGYCRDLGVGWIATNHPGRTKAWLQNGLTVPGPD; encoded by the coding sequence ATGACGACGGCCGACGGAGCCACCGGCGGGCACCCTTTCGTGGTGGCCCACCGTGGTGCGTCGGCCGATCGGCCCGAGCACACCCTGGCGGCCTACGAATTGGCCCTGCAGGAGGGCGCCGACGGCGTCGAGTGCGATGTGCGGCTGACCCGCGACGGTCACCTGGTCTGTGTCCACGACCGCCGCGTCGACCGGACCTCGACCGGTAGCGGACTGGTCAGCGAGATGACGCTGGCCGAATTGAAGCGGCTGGACTGGGGCGCGTGGCACAGCAGCTGGCGCGCTGACGGCACTCTCGGGGACACCGGCCTGCTCACTCTCGACGACCTGGTTCGCCTGGTCCTGGACTGGAACCGGCCGGTCAAGCTCTTCATCGAGACCAAGCACCCGGTGCGCTACGGCGCCCTGGTGGAGAGCAAGGTCCTGGCCCTGCTGCACCGCTACGGCATCGCTGCCCCGCTGTCGGCAGACCTGTCGCGCGCGGTGGTGATGTCGTTCTCGGCCGCCGCGGTATGGCGCATCCGCCGGGCGGCCCCCCTACTGCCGACCGTGCTGCTCGGTGAGACGTCGCGTTACCTCGGCGGCAGTGCGGCGACCACCGTCGGGGCCACCGCCGTCGGACCCTCGATCGCCACCCTTCGCGAGCATCCTGAACTCGTCGATCGGGCGGCCGCCCAAGGCCGGGCGATGTACTGCTGGACCGTCGACCACTACGAGGACGTCGGCTACTGCCGCGACCTCGGTGTCGGCTGGATCGCGACGAACCACCCGGGCCGCACGAAAGCCTGGCTGCAGAACGGGCTGACCGTCCCGGGCCCCGACTAG
- a CDS encoding ImmA/IrrE family metallo-endopeptidase, with product MSASRQVTKAVNDVLDLAPRHGEVSLIRLVAAVSEQQGRPIEITMADLPPGVCGQWRQYADHDVFLIQHGLPTWDRTLAHELGHLVLGHFGIPVTEAARDVAEVASDDLIGYMLNQRTGCMGPSGEDAEQEAEDFAALLLYRLGRLPSDRSSIVQVRLGEAFG from the coding sequence ATGTCGGCGAGTCGCCAAGTCACCAAAGCGGTGAACGACGTCCTGGACCTGGCTCCCCGGCACGGCGAGGTCTCACTGATCCGCCTGGTGGCGGCCGTCAGCGAGCAACAGGGCAGGCCCATCGAGATCACCATGGCCGATCTGCCGCCGGGGGTGTGCGGCCAGTGGCGCCAGTACGCCGATCACGACGTGTTCCTGATCCAGCACGGGCTGCCGACCTGGGACCGCACGCTGGCTCACGAACTGGGCCACCTGGTCCTGGGCCACTTCGGCATTCCCGTCACCGAAGCGGCCCGCGACGTCGCCGAAGTGGCCAGCGACGACCTGATCGGTTACATGCTCAACCAGCGCACCGGATGCATGGGCCCCAGCGGGGAGGATGCCGAGCAGGAGGCCGAGGACTTCGCGGCGCTTCTGCTCTACCGGCTCGGCCGACTCCCGTCGGACCGCTCCTCGATCGTGCAGGTCCGCCTCGGAGAGGCGTTTGGTTGA